One genomic window of Ignavibacteriales bacterium includes the following:
- a CDS encoding DUF86 domain-containing protein: protein MFNLGLVKEVLSQILTATNTIQKRVRSIKSPDDFLKNDRNLEKLDSLCMLLIAIGESIKNLDKITQRTLLKKYPEFEWKKAMGMRDIISHHYFDLNSEVVYQVCKEEIPKLNKVIKNIYSAI, encoded by the coding sequence ATGTTTAATCTTGGTCTTGTAAAAGAAGTATTGAGTCAAATTCTTACCGCCACAAACACAATACAAAAAAGAGTCAGATCGATTAAATCACCAGATGATTTTCTAAAAAACGATAGGAATTTAGAGAAACTTGACTCATTATGTATGCTGTTGATTGCTATTGGAGAAAGTATTAAAAATCTTGATAAAATAACACAAAGGACTCTGCTTAAAAAATATCCTGAATTTGAATGGAAAAAGGCTATGGGTATGAGGGACATTATTTCTCATCATTATTTTGACTTGAATAGCGAAGTGGTTTACCAGGTCTGTAAAGAGGAAATTCCTAAACTCAACAAAGTCATAAAAAATATCTACTCCGCAATTTAA
- a CDS encoding nucleotidyltransferase domain-containing protein — MNRKTIIEKLKVYKSKSDYSHKIKELGLFGSYATGKNATKSDIDVFVKLEPAKMFDLISIKNDLEKLFGKKVDIIALRKSMNEYLKNQIKQNGIYV; from the coding sequence ATGAATAGAAAAACAATTATAGAAAAATTAAAAGTTTATAAAAGTAAATCGGATTATAGTCATAAAATTAAAGAGTTGGGTCTGTTTGGTTCTTACGCAACAGGAAAAAACGCTACTAAAAGTGATATTGATGTTTTTGTAAAACTTGAGCCTGCTAAAATGTTTGATTTAATCAGTATAAAAAATGATTTAGAAAAGTTGTTTGGTAAAAAAGTAGATATTATCGCTTTAAGAAAATCTATGAATGAATATCTTAAAAATCAAATTAAGCAAAATGGAATTTATGTTTAA
- a CDS encoding type II toxin-antitoxin system HicA family toxin has product MGRLSGYKYRDVIKGIKKFGFEFYRQAAGSHEIWFNPSTKRFTTIPNHSGDIPEGTLRAILKQADITTEQFLSLKMN; this is encoded by the coding sequence ATGGGCAGATTAAGTGGTTATAAGTATCGAGACGTTATTAAAGGTATTAAAAAATTTGGATTTGAGTTTTATAGGCAAGCAGCCGGCAGTCACGAAATCTGGTTCAATCCTTCGACTAAAAGGTTTACTACAATTCCAAATCATTCAGGCGATATACCCGAGGGTACTTTAAGAGCGATACTAAAACAAGCGGATATTACTACAGAGCAATTTCTATCACTTAAAATGAATTAA
- a CDS encoding four helix bundle protein — MKSIVKEKSFQFALSIVALYKKLINDNEYVISKQLLRSGTSIGANVEEAQAAQSGKEFISKMSIASKEARESNYWLRLLNESQLTKINLENYIKDSEEIIKLLTSIVKTTQQKLN, encoded by the coding sequence ATGAAGAGTATTGTAAAAGAAAAATCTTTTCAATTCGCATTAAGTATAGTGGCTTTGTATAAAAAATTGATAAATGATAATGAATATGTAATCTCTAAGCAATTATTAAGAAGCGGAACAAGTATTGGTGCAAATGTAGAAGAAGCGCAAGCTGCTCAATCTGGCAAGGAATTTATTTCTAAAATGTCCATCGCTTCAAAAGAAGCTCGTGAAAGTAACTACTGGCTTAGACTTTTAAATGAATCACAATTAACTAAAATAAATTTAGAAAACTATATCAAAGACTCAGAAGAAATTATCAAGTTGTTAACTTCAATAGTAAAAACAACGCAACAAAAACTCAATTAA
- a CDS encoding type II toxin-antitoxin system VapC family toxin → MNLVDSSGWLEYFVDGKNAKFFAPVIEDTENLIVSVINIYEIYKKILIEKDENKALQSVSLMQQAKIVEVNSSIAIQAAKLSSLLKLPMADSLIYTTAQIFNAVLWTQDVDFKNLENVKYFKKS, encoded by the coding sequence TTGAACCTGGTCGATTCATCTGGTTGGCTGGAATACTTTGTCGATGGAAAAAACGCAAAATTCTTTGCACCTGTTATCGAAGATACTGAGAACCTGATAGTATCAGTAATAAATATTTATGAAATTTATAAGAAAATACTGATCGAAAAAGATGAAAATAAAGCACTTCAATCGGTTAGTTTAATGCAGCAGGCTAAAATTGTTGAGGTAAATTCATCTATTGCAATCCAGGCAGCAAAACTAAGCAGTTTATTAAAATTACCAATGGCTGATAGCTTAATATATACAACCGCACAAATATTTAATGCTGTTTTATGGACGCAGGACGTAGATTTTAAAAACCTTGAGAATGTTAAATATTTTAAAAAGAGTTAA